ATTGCACAGCTTATATATTTACCTAAATAATTCCCGAAGAACTCGTGTAAAATAATATCGTACAGTTTATATAATTCCCTAAATAATTTATGGGCGAATATTCATCGAATCTATGGGCGAATTTTCATCGACGGCCTCCGGCTATCATCTCCCAACTTGCTTTACTTAATGCTGTCGATACATATCGTCCCAAGTCGTCTCCTTGAATTCTTATTTTGGTCAACCTTACTGTAGCTTCCTCGCATAGCGAATGGCGTCTTATCAGGTCAGGCGTAACCGGAAATGGGTTTCTCAATGGTgccacaaaaaatcttaaagaAAACACGAGTTTTATGTCGCGGGCTGGTCGATGATTGATCGTTGGTGAACCATCAGACGTATCATTTCGCAGCCCTTCGCAGCCCGGACACATGTGTCCTTGATGTTTAATCAGAGCAAACATATAGACACGAATGTTTTTTTGACCTAGGGAACCCCGCATGGGCAGGGGAGTAAACCCCGGGAGGCACGTAGAAAACCACCACCCACACACCCCGAGTAAGTCGCCAAGTGTCTCCACCTGCCTCCCTGCAACTTGTgtcgcaggggcttcgaactccGGCCTCCAGCGTGGAAGTCCTGGAGCCTACCAGCGGAGCCACCCTCGCGGGTGGTTATAGACACGAATGTTATTGAGTCATAACATGTCATCATTGAGAACGACCCGATCGATTTATTCTAATTCAAGGTTCTCGTTAACACATGATTTTTCGATTgacataaattaattattttatttttgggttaataatacgaaaaatcttaaattggtacacatatgataaatttaatctaaactaaattttttatcacTAAAAAACTCAAACCAGTGCTcttagataaatttatccttcgttatatttattaaattttactataaaaaattaagttgGATGGCACATAGTAGTTGACGAATGTACCAATTCGGGATTTTGCCctctatttatcacaaatttatcaatttgtgatttttcacgatattaatccaatttaacgaaaattataaaaagtaaatttatcacaaatatatctatttcgaatttttttgggataaatatattataagtgTGCCACTATAGAATTTTCGGAGGTAAAAAtataagtttggggtaaattcattgtaaataTATTGGTCcgagatttttcgtgatattaactttttatttttccgaataaatctcactttttttaaaattgaaaaaaataaaaatcggatTGAAATGACCTGGTGGGTTTGGTGTAACTAATAATACTATCGAGCGGAGGAAATTAAAACATGGAATACAAGCATGTCGATCATAAAAGAGAGGGGGGGACGAATGGGGGGGGACGATGGAGAGCAAGAGATGTGGCCCCGTATCTACCACTTCTTGGCGCGGCCTAACCCCGATCCCACGTGGCCGCCATCTGCCCGTCCCTTCGACCTACCCCTTCCCCATCCCTTATATATCTCTGCCCCCCCCGCTTTACGTCGATCCATCCCACGCACATTCCTCTCCATCTACCGCCTCTTACTTGCTCCTCCTCGTGATTCAATTCGACCCGTCTTCCGTTCGAGTCTCGCCGGCGAGTGGCGTGCGGGCCTGATTGACAGGGATCGGAGCGGGATCATGGCGGCTACCAAGTCAGTGGAGGAGATCAGGAAGGCGCAGCGGGCGGAGGGCCCTGCCACCGTGCTCGCCATCGGGACGGCCACCCCAAACAACTGCATCTCCCAGGCGGACTACCCGGACTACTACTTCCGGATCACCAACAGCGAGCACATGACCGACCTCAAGGAGAAGTTCAAGCGCATGTGTACGTACATATCACCCTCTATCTCCAATCGTAGGTGTAGTTTAGTGGTTCGTCGCGATCGATCGTTCGAATTGGTGTGTGCTTGTTGTCGTGGTTGCGATTGATCTCTGCTTAAGATGGAAATTCTCCTCGCGAGAAGAAAGAAACGAACGAAAGACGAcgatgcatgtgtcacgggcgagaaacctcttggacatgctttctttcgggccgtgacacatGCACGGGGAGACATTCCTCAAATGTAACGAAAGAAATGTTAAATGTTAGATTCTTGTATTCTTTTCTGCAAGGAGTAGTGATTACTGCAGTACTAGGGAAACAAATTAGGCTTCCATCGTGATGATAATCGCACCGCTCTGattggaaattgttgacgtCATTCTGCCACTGACCGTCGATGACGCTGACGTTGTTTCTCTTGTCGGACGATCGGAACAGGCGACAAGTCGATGATCAAGAAGCGGTACATGCACCTGACGGAGGACTTCCTGAAGGAGAACCCGGCGATGTGCGCGTACATGGCCAACTCCCTCGACGCCCGCCAGGACGTGGTGGTCGTGGAGGTCCCGAAGCTGGGCAAGGAGGCCGCCGCGAAGGCCATCAAGGAGTGGGGCCAGTCCAAGTCGAAGATCACTCACCTCATCTTCTGCACCACCTCCGGCGTCGACATGCCCGGCGCCGACTACCAGCTCACCAAGCTCCTCGGCCTCCGCCCCTCCGTCAAGCGCTACATGATGTACCAGCAGGGGTGCTTCGCCGGCGGCACGGTCCTCCGCCTCGCCAAGGACCTCGCCGAGAACAACCGCGGCGCCCGCGTCCTCGTCGTGTGCTCCGAAATCACCGCAGTCACCTTCCGCGGGCCCACCGATACCCACCTCGACTCCCTCGTCGGCCAGGCCCTCTTTGGCGACGGCGCCGCCGCCGTGATCGTCGGCGCCGACCCGGACACCGCCGTGGAGCGCCCGCTGTACCAGCTCGTCTCCGCGGCCCAGACCATCCTCCCGGACTCCGACGGCGCCATCGACGGCCACCtccgcgaggtcggcctcacgtTCCACCTCCTCAAGGACGTGCCCGGGCTGATCTCCAAGAACATCGAGAAGAGCCTCGCGGAGGCCTTCTCCCCGATCGGGATCAGCGACTGGAACAGCCTCTTCTGGATCGCCCACCCCGGCGGCCCGGCCATCCTGGACCAGGTCGAGGCCAAGCTCGGGCTCAAGGAGGAGAAGATGCGAGCCACCCGCCACGTGCTCAGCGAGTACGGCAACATGTCCAGCGCCTGCGTGCTCTTCATCCTCGACGAGATGCGGCGGAAGTCGGCGGAGGAGGGGCGGccgaccaccggcgagggcCTGGACTGGGGGGTCCTGTTCGGGTTCGGGCCGGGGCTGACGGTCGAGACCGTGGTGTTGCACAGCGTCCCCATCGAGGGAGCTCACTGATTTGCCCCTTCGCTCCGGCGGGAGTCAAACAGGTCAACGGACGGGTCCCGCTTTCGAGTAGAAACAATATGGTGAACGAAAACGAGTCCTGCAATAAATCCGGTGTTTCGGGGAGGGTCTTTTTGTCTTAAGTTGTATTAATTTCCTACTGCCggactttctttctttctttttttcctactaTTGTACAATTCAATTGTTCGTGTGGGTCCACGAATTTCCTGTCACGCCTTTCTGTCTTCCAcccttatttcctttttcttgtttgacTTTAAGACGGTTTACTAAGTCATAATGGTTATCCTGTGAGGAGCCATGATATAAGAAAGCACGCCGATAAGCTAACGGTTCCGTAATTCCTAAAAGATGAGGATGAATTGTGGACCACAAATCCTCTTTCATAGATAATTACGACTTCATAAATGCGTGGAGGGGTTATTGAGAAGTGGATATGGCAAATTATTATATTCAAGGAAGGTCGCAAATAATCCTCGGAGATTATGATACATCAACGTACATAACacttttgaacaaaaaagagtacataataataattttctttcttttatacattaaaatacaaaaaaatgacCCACCCCGTCGATGTCAAAAATGGTGTAGTTGCACGATGGCCACCCGCAAGGCCAAAGTTTAACTCCCCACCTCGTCATTTGCGCAACTTACCTCATGGGAGGTGGGTCTCTGCGGGTCGCCCCGAGTTTATGCCGCCGGCAGCTGGCTATACAGTGCTTCCcgagtcacaaaaaaaaaaatacaaaaaaatgatttccaccATCTATGTATTTAAGTTATTTCCAGCTCACCTACAAAAAGTCATCTGTTCAGTTAGTAATTATATGCTAATTATTTTGAGTCGAAGTCACTAAACAAGTAAAAGGTGAATGTAATTCACTCGGCTTGCGGTGCTTCATggagttattttactttttttttttattgtaagtatgaaaaatataatacgTCAATGGTGTCATTAATAGAAATGTATAATTACTTGTTTAGCAATGAAGCtgttcaaatgattatttttatattgaatagaactattatatattgatgatgtttttcattcttgtctTTTCTATTCCCTTATTCTTGTTTtagttgatttctttttcttaatttaaaaaatctccACCGAGTGGCATTCGCGAATTTCTCAGGCAACCGGTCGAAAGAGGCATCAATTTACTAATAGGAAGTGTCACGGGTTATCAATGTGCAAGTCAAAACTTTTTCATGAAATACAAAATTCGATTAACAGCCATCTGATGtgaatttgaatgaatttttcaaatgattagTGCAAAGCTATCTTCCTCTTACTCGTTGGCTTATTAGGCTAAAGTATCAATATGATGATCTTAATAAGTGAAACTTGTGTGTTAGCTAGCCACAAAGTGCAACTACTTGTTATGAAGCACAGGCATGTTACTAGAGCTTTTGTGTTGTGTTGGACACGTTTGGACACACGGTCAACGTATGTTGGATTTTCTAGCACGTGGTCAATTCTTCTCGACATGTTTCGACATGCGTGTCCGAAAGAGAGGATCACtgaagaagaatatgaagaGTGGAGGCGAGGGCAAGGGAGCGAAAGCGAGGCTGTGAGCGACAAAGAGGCTGTGACTGCTTGGGAGTGCCACAGGAAGAGAAGAGATCAAGCCGCGATTGCGATGGAAAGCTAGCGGCGAGGCTATGGCTGCAAAGGAAGAAGGGCTAGAGGGCTAGAGGCGAGGTGACAAGTGATTGTGATGAGGCAACTAGAGAGAGTAGAAATTGAGAGGAAGAGGGTtgcgtgaggaggaggaggtagcAGCTAGGATTTGTGAGGGAGGatactcaaaaaattaaaaacatgatTTGATAGGACGTGATTCTTTCTTTCTGAAGGTGGGGTGAGCAAAAAGGtgttcaattttcaagaaataagggcgcgtttggtaacgattgtTCCCTGAGCGATTCGATAAGAACTGATTCTTtttgattctgttcccgggaactgattctgagtaaaaacacgtgtttggtaactgttcaaaattttttattctggaatagaattgcgtttggtaccgtattaattgattctgttccaaattaatttcttttgatttttaaataaattttaaataatttattttgatttttaaataaattttaaataatttctttactttttactttttttt
Above is a window of Eucalyptus grandis isolate ANBG69807.140 chromosome 9, ASM1654582v1, whole genome shotgun sequence DNA encoding:
- the LOC104419089 gene encoding chalcone synthase 3, producing MAATKSVEEIRKAQRAEGPATVLAIGTATPNNCISQADYPDYYFRITNSEHMTDLKEKFKRMCDKSMIKKRYMHLTEDFLKENPAMCAYMANSLDARQDVVVVEVPKLGKEAAAKAIKEWGQSKSKITHLIFCTTSGVDMPGADYQLTKLLGLRPSVKRYMMYQQGCFAGGTVLRLAKDLAENNRGARVLVVCSEITAVTFRGPTDTHLDSLVGQALFGDGAAAVIVGADPDTAVERPLYQLVSAAQTILPDSDGAIDGHLREVGLTFHLLKDVPGLISKNIEKSLAEAFSPIGISDWNSLFWIAHPGGPAILDQVEAKLGLKEEKMRATRHVLSEYGNMSSACVLFILDEMRRKSAEEGRPTTGEGLDWGVLFGFGPGLTVETVVLHSVPIEGAH